One Cyanobacteria bacterium QS_8_64_29 DNA segment encodes these proteins:
- a CDS encoding phosphoribulokinase has product MAQRRIILGIVGDSAAGKTTLTRGIAQILGKDKVTVICTDDYHRYNRQQRAELGLTALHPDCNYLDIMQQHLALLRDDYPILKPIYNHETGDFDPPEYVQPRPFVIAEGLLGFATPEARDTYDIKVYLALPESLRTQWKFKRDTGKRGYSQRQVQQALQQREADAQHFIVPQRQWADVVVTFYPPNDSGESNDGHLNARLVLRPTIPHPDSIRLFDPERSELQAAIRLGLGRDMGKPVDVLEIDGNATRDEVTQLERILCSEVPSLEHACRREGDIDFGQVMGTTGESLQSYPLALTQLLIGYHMLKASHQNQ; this is encoded by the coding sequence ATGGCGCAACGCCGCATCATTCTAGGCATTGTTGGGGACAGCGCTGCCGGTAAAACCACCCTCACCCGCGGCATTGCCCAGATCTTGGGCAAGGACAAGGTTACGGTCATCTGCACCGATGACTACCATCGCTACAATCGCCAGCAGCGTGCCGAGCTAGGCCTAACGGCGCTGCACCCCGATTGCAATTACCTGGACATCATGCAGCAGCACCTGGCGCTGCTGCGGGACGATTACCCCATCCTCAAGCCCATCTACAACCACGAAACGGGCGACTTTGACCCGCCCGAGTACGTCCAGCCCCGGCCGTTTGTCATCGCGGAAGGGTTGTTGGGCTTTGCCACGCCCGAGGCGCGCGACACCTACGATATCAAGGTCTATCTGGCCCTACCGGAGTCGCTGCGCACCCAGTGGAAGTTCAAGCGCGATACGGGCAAGCGCGGCTACAGCCAGCGCCAGGTCCAGCAAGCCCTACAGCAGCGCGAAGCCGACGCCCAGCATTTCATCGTTCCCCAGCGGCAGTGGGCTGATGTGGTGGTGACGTTCTATCCCCCTAACGACAGTGGGGAATCGAACGACGGCCATCTCAACGCCCGCCTGGTGCTGCGCCCCACCATCCCGCACCCGGATTCGATCCGGTTGTTCGATCCCGAGCGCAGCGAGCTGCAGGCAGCCATCCGTTTGGGCCTAGGGCGCGATATGGGCAAGCCCGTCGATGTGCTAGAAATCGATGGCAATGCCACCCGCGACGAGGTGACCCAGCTCGAGCGGATCCTGTGCTCGGAGGTTCCCTCGCTGGAACATGCTTGCCGGCGCGAGGGCGACATCGATTTCGGTCAAGTAATGGGGACGACGGGCGAGTCGCTGCAGAGCTATCCGCTAGCGCTGACGCAGCTGCTGATCGGCTATCACATGCTTAAGGCCTCGCACCAGAACCAATGA